Genomic segment of Oceanispirochaeta sp.:
AAGACAAAGGCTTTCCAGATTGTGGCTGACGACTATCGGACACTCGACAATCCACGTACTGCTGCGTATGCTACAGTTGCTGCTCGAGGGTTCAAAGAATAAGCAGGGGCAGGGGAGATGTTGAAAAAGCATTACCATATTGTTGAAAATATCCGGGCTGTCCCATCCAATAATTATGAAGATTGTACTGTATGCTTATTCCAAGGGGATCAACAACTCTGACGTCGTGAGAATATCGTCTGTATGGCCCTGGCCGCCGACACAAGACCCTACTTCACTACCATTGCGGATTTCATCTCTTCCCGTTATAAAGAATGTGCTCCACTTTTTACTAGGATCATTTCCGTCTGCTACTCCCAGGGACTAATAGGTAAGAACATGTTTGCCATTGACGGATGTAAGATCTCCTCAAACTGTTCCAAAGAATGGAGCGGAAACTTCTGGCTAAAACAAAAAAGATCGAACGATCTGTGATCTAATTTGTGGCCAAACATAAAAAGAAGGTGAGAACTGGAAGCGGGAAAAGGGAAAGCATTACTTCAAGCCTGAAGATTTCTTTATGGATACGGTTACGAATAAGCTGATCTGATAGTGCAGAATCTCCAATGGATGATTAAGCTACGCAGTGGAATCAAGGCATAACTTTGATGGGAAGAAAAGTATAACCAGATGGAAAAGTATGAAACAACTACTAATAGAAATAGACTTACACATTGCGATGTGTTATTCTGTACACTACAAAGTGATTAGGAGGGGTTTATGGCTACAAATTTAGCGATAGATGATCAGTTATTGGTGTTAGCACAGAATATTGGTGGTATTAAAACTAAGAAAGATACAGTTAATCAGGCTCTCAAGGAATTTGTACAAAGACGAAAACAGAAAGATATAATCGATTTATTTGGTGAAATCAAGTATGACGAAGATTATGACTATAAAGAGCTGAGAAAAAGAAATTGAAAGTACTTGTAGATACATCAGTATGGTCGTTAGCATTTAGAAAGAAAACCCCTGGTGAAGATGAAAAGAAAATAATAGAAGAGCTAAAAGAATTAATACATGAATTAAGAGTCGTGCTTATTGGACCTATCCGTCAGGAGTTATTGTCAGGTATCTCAGATGAGTTAAAATTTCAGACTCTGAAAGAAAAGATGAGAGCATTTGATAACCTAGATATATCATCTACAGATTATGAAGATGCTGCAATAATATATAATGAATGCCGGAAAAAAGGGATTCAAGGTTCACAAATTGATTATCTGATTTGTAGTGTTGCTAAAGCAAACAATGTAAGCATTTTCACAACTGATAAAGATTTTGAAAATTATAATAAAATCATAGGTCTGAAGCTACACAAAGTAAGAGAGGAAATATAAGAAACGGCATAACAATGATTTGAAATTGTCATTTTGGCTGTCATATTCTGCGCAAATTTGCTCCGCAGGCATAGAATCCGCCAAATAAAGGGTTAGGTACTTTTTGAAAGACATACCCTTTTTTAGATCACTTGTATTTTATTGTCAAGGAATTATTCTCGTCTACCTCTCATCAGAGGCTCCCCGGGCAGGTCAAATCCTGCCGACTTGGCTATACTGAAATCCACCAAGTGTCTAAGGTTGATATCTCTGGATGGTCATTTCAGGAGATATGATATCTTACCAGTGATCATAGCGTGGCGAGATTAACCTGATATCAGGGAGGCTCCGTCGCAGTCATAAAAACTGAGTCCCAGAAGTTCGGCAATCGTCGGTGCTATATCAACCATCTCTATGGGGCCCAGGTTCTTACCTGCTTTGATCCCCCGACCGCGGGCAAAAAAGAGGCATTTGTA
This window contains:
- a CDS encoding PIN domain-containing protein, coding for MKVLVDTSVWSLAFRKKTPGEDEKKIIEELKELIHELRVVLIGPIRQELLSGISDELKFQTLKEKMRAFDNLDISSTDYEDAAIIYNECRKKGIQGSQIDYLICSVAKANNVSIFTTDKDFENYNKIIGLKLHKVREEI
- a CDS encoding type II toxin-antitoxin system VapB family antitoxin codes for the protein MATNLAIDDQLLVLAQNIGGIKTKKDTVNQALKEFVQRRKQKDIIDLFGEIKYDEDYDYKELRKRN